A single Heterodontus francisci isolate sHetFra1 chromosome 32, sHetFra1.hap1, whole genome shotgun sequence DNA region contains:
- the LOC137347669 gene encoding torsin-1A-like isoform X1 encodes MELLKWEPRVWFLCFSFFPSFLCWEVAFPFRSMYCQLSDSCGCAFQSKVDNLELDLCRHVYGQHVAKEVIVNAIKQFTENGSPVKPLVLSFHGWSGTGKSYVTSLLIRNMYRDGMKSSYVHQFVPTLHFPHAGQIETYKQQLRSWISGNLSDCSRSVFIFDEMDKMHPGLIDAIKPFLGQSHIMYGTNYRKSIFIFVSNAGGDQINQLVLDFWRNRKDREDIQLEDLESKISRAVFNNKHSGFWNSDIINEELVDYFVPFLPLKFKHVKECVRSEMLSRGIKPRDDIIAEVANSMNFIPEDAKLFSQTGCKTVSAKLDFCL; translated from the exons ATGGAGCTGTTGAAATGGGAGCCTCGGGTGTGGttcctttgtttttcttttttcccCAGTTTTTTGTGCTGGGAGGTCGCTTTCCCTTTCCGATCTATGTACTGTCAGCTATCAGACTCTTGCGGTTGCGCCTTCCAGTCTAAGGTTGATA ATCTGGAACTGGATCTGTGCCGCCATGTGTATGGACAGCATGTGGCCAAAGAAGTGATCGTCAATGCCATTAAACAGTTTACAGAAAACGGCTCTCCAGTGAAGCCCCTTGTATTATCGTTCCATGGATGGTCAGGGACTGGGAAAAGCTACGTTACCTCATTGTTAATCAGAAACATGTACCGGGATGGGATGAAAAGCTCTTATGTGCACCAGTTTGTACCTACCTTGCACTTTCCCCATGCTGGCCAAATCGAGACATACAAG CAACAATTGAGAAGTTGGATCAGTGGTAACCTGAGTGACTGCAGCAGATCAGTGTTCATATTTGATGAAATGGATAAAATGCACCCAGGCTTAATTGATGCTATCAAGCCCTTCTTAGGACAATCACACATTATGTATGGAACAAATTATCGAAAATCGATATttatttttgttag CAATGCCGGAGGTGATCAGATAAACCAGTTGGTGCTGGATTTTTGGAGGAATCGAAAGGACAGGGAGGATATTCAATTGGAAGATTTGGAGTCCAAAATATCCAGGGCAGTTTTCAATAACAAACACA GTGGGTTCTGGAATTCCGACATTATAAATGAAGAGCTTGTTGATTATTTTGTACCGTTTTTGCCCTTAAAATTCAAGCATGTCAAGGAGTGTGTGAGAAGTGAGATGTTGTCCAGAGGCATAAAACCTCGAGATGATATAATCGCAGAAGTGGCCAATTCCATGAACTTTATCCCTGAGGATGCGAAATTATTTTCTCAAACAGGCTGTAAAACTGTGTCTGCGAAGTTGGACTTTTGCTTGTAA
- the LOC137347669 gene encoding torsin-2A-like isoform X2, whose translation MQQQLRSWISGNLSDCSRSVFIFDEMDKMHPGLIDAIKPFLGQSHIMYGTNYRKSIFIFVSNAGGDQINQLVLDFWRNRKDREDIQLEDLESKISRAVFNNKHSGFWNSDIINEELVDYFVPFLPLKFKHVKECVRSEMLSRGIKPRDDIIAEVANSMNFIPEDAKLFSQTGCKTVSAKLDFCL comes from the exons ATGCAG CAACAATTGAGAAGTTGGATCAGTGGTAACCTGAGTGACTGCAGCAGATCAGTGTTCATATTTGATGAAATGGATAAAATGCACCCAGGCTTAATTGATGCTATCAAGCCCTTCTTAGGACAATCACACATTATGTATGGAACAAATTATCGAAAATCGATATttatttttgttag CAATGCCGGAGGTGATCAGATAAACCAGTTGGTGCTGGATTTTTGGAGGAATCGAAAGGACAGGGAGGATATTCAATTGGAAGATTTGGAGTCCAAAATATCCAGGGCAGTTTTCAATAACAAACACA GTGGGTTCTGGAATTCCGACATTATAAATGAAGAGCTTGTTGATTATTTTGTACCGTTTTTGCCCTTAAAATTCAAGCATGTCAAGGAGTGTGTGAGAAGTGAGATGTTGTCCAGAGGCATAAAACCTCGAGATGATATAATCGCAGAAGTGGCCAATTCCATGAACTTTATCCCTGAGGATGCGAAATTATTTTCTCAAACAGGCTGTAAAACTGTGTCTGCGAAGTTGGACTTTTGCTTGTAA